A single window of Nicotiana sylvestris chromosome 3, ASM39365v2, whole genome shotgun sequence DNA harbors:
- the LOC104217042 gene encoding uncharacterized protein, with translation MMNFLAISLVLTTLVTAGFFNPNPENNKKKDDVILKEGPRVVVVEFDKEDGTKVLISPQQEAEIPKGKSGYVSDLKDKLYEKAEEASSVLPNIGQGISSPYVNQENGEIDTKPSAKDVVCDAFGKCKEKIATAFGKTKAKVSEKAHETVDKVDEVEEGAKGAAEKVKESVKDAYSEATDKAKEKVDEVKEKTKDLIDTTKRKKGEVERELGEKSEQVKESVKEGVKKVKEEGKKELKDILGRGREFFYDVFVYIFSLENLRTVMRLVHFLGFAVAYGMCIWVTFVSSYVLARALPRQQFALVQSKIYPVYFKAMAYCVGAAFVGHMLSQKRRLHTNSAEVVQGFNLLSSIAMLLVNLIYLEPRATKVMFERLKLEKEEGRGRDIFNVEPNSRGVDSVLDPTGTKTTSQKTAAATTTTSKPAEVSPEVEAVVKPQVVRLSQKLKKLNSYSSFLNVLTLMALSHHLVHLTQLVDIGR, from the exons atgaTGAATTTTTTGGCTATTTCTCTGGTATTAACCACACTTGTTACAGCAGGATTTTTCAATCCGAATCCAGAGAATAACAAGAAAAAAGATGATGTTATTTTAAAAGAAGGCCCTAGAGTTGTAGTTGTTGAATTTGATAAAGAAGATGGCACAAAAGTCTTAATTTCTCCACAACAAGAAGCTgaaattccaaaaggaaaatcaGGGTATGTTTCTGATCTCAAAGACAAGTTATATGAAAAAGCAGAAGAAGCATCTTCTGTTCTTCCAAATATTGGTCAAGGAATTTCAAGTCCGTATGTAAATCAAGAAAATGGTGAAATTGATACTAAGCCTAGTGCTAAAGATGTAGTTTGTGATGCATTTGGTAAGTGCAAAGAAAAAATTGCTACCGCTTTTGGTAAAACCAAAGCTAAGGTTTCAGAAAAAGCACATGAAACGGTTGATAAAGTTGATGAAGTTGAAGAAGGAGCAAAAGGGGCTGCTGAGAAAGTGAAAGAAAGTGTAAAAGATGCATATAGTGAAGCCACAGATAAGGCAAAGGAGAAAGTTGATGAAgttaaagaaaaaacaaaggaTTTAATTGACACAACAAAGAGAAAAAAGGGTGAAGTGGAGAGAGAATTAGGGGAGAAATCAGAACAAGTGAAAGAATCAGTAAAAGAAGGTGTAAAAAAGGTTAAAGAAGAAGGGAAAAAGGAGTTGAAAGATATACTAGGGCGAGGACGAGAATTCTTCTATGATGTATTTGTGTATATTTTTTCGCTAGAGAATTTGCGAACTGTGATGCGTTTGGTGCATTTTCTAGGCTTTGCTGTGGCTTATGGGATGTGTATTTGGGTGACGTTTGTTTCGAGTTATGTGTTGGCTAGAGCTTTGCCGAGGCAGCAATTTGCTTTGGTTCAGAGTAAGATTTACCCAGTCTACTTCAAGGCCATGGCTTATTGCGTTGGTGCAGCATTCGTCGGTCATATGTTGAGCCAAAAACGTCGACTTCACACGAATTCGGCTGAAGTGGTTCAAGGTTTTAATCTTCTGTCTTCGATCGCTATGCTTTTGGTCAATTTGATCTACCTAGAGCCTCGAGCCACAAAG GTTATGTTTGAGAGATTGAAGTTGGAGAAAGAAGAAGGTAGAGGTAGAGACATATTTAATGTTGAACCAAACAGTAGAGGAGTGGATTCAGTGTTGGATCCAACAGGTACAAAGACAACTAGTCAGAagacagcagcagcaacaacaacaaccagtaaaCCTGCAGAAGTCTCTCCAGAGGTAGAAGCAGTGGTGAAGCCTCAAGTGGTCAGATTGAGTCAGAAACTAAAGAAGTTGAATTCATATTCATCTTTTCTAAATGTGCTTACACTAATGGCTCTCAGTCATCATCTTGTTCATCTTACTCAGTTAGTCGATATCGGAAGGTGA